One genomic region from Streptomyces sp. NBC_00457 encodes:
- a CDS encoding glycoside hydrolase family 5 protein, with protein MATTLSSAPSPLLRVSGTRLQTHDGTTVRLKGAGLGGWMNMENFITGFPGNEAAMRSAVREVLGERRYELFFDRLLTVFFDEADAALLASKGVNCLRLPVNYRHFEDDARPFEIREEGFARLDRVVELCARHGIYTVLDLHSLPGAQNRQWHSDNPTHVALLWTHPHFQDRVVHLWEVIADRYKDNPWVAGYNPVNEPADESGQVLPAFYHRLAGAIRSVDPHHILFLDGNHYSTDFDIFGDPIDNTVYTCHDYARAGFARSGGYPGHTDGIWTGKEQVEDAFLRRTAYMRKTGTPIWIGEFGPVYTGDPTRDEQCAQLLADQLEIYRRHEASWSIWTYKDVGLQGLVHTTPDSPYHRHFGAFMAKKHRLGAEAWSSPDGEIRELAKPLEHLVIDEFPGFSPQPFSTRQWMDVLLRHILLGQPLVEEYAALFRGLGDDDVLALADSFALEQCVRRDWLLDTLASG; from the coding sequence TTGGCGACGACACTTTCCTCTGCCCCAAGCCCGCTGCTGAGGGTCTCCGGCACCCGGCTTCAGACGCACGACGGCACTACGGTCCGGCTCAAGGGCGCCGGACTCGGCGGCTGGATGAACATGGAGAACTTCATCACCGGCTTTCCGGGCAACGAAGCCGCCATGCGTTCAGCGGTACGGGAGGTCCTCGGCGAGCGCCGCTACGAGCTGTTCTTCGACCGGCTCCTGACCGTCTTCTTCGACGAGGCCGACGCCGCGCTGCTCGCCTCCAAGGGCGTCAACTGCCTGCGCTTGCCGGTCAACTACCGCCACTTCGAGGACGATGCCCGCCCGTTCGAGATCCGCGAGGAGGGCTTCGCCCGGCTCGACCGCGTGGTGGAACTCTGCGCGCGGCACGGCATCTACACCGTCCTCGACCTGCACTCCCTGCCCGGCGCCCAGAACCGCCAGTGGCACTCCGACAACCCCACGCACGTGGCGCTGTTGTGGACGCACCCGCACTTCCAGGACCGGGTGGTGCACTTGTGGGAGGTCATCGCGGACCGCTACAAGGACAATCCGTGGGTGGCCGGCTACAACCCGGTCAACGAGCCCGCCGACGAGTCAGGGCAGGTGCTGCCCGCCTTCTACCACCGCCTCGCGGGAGCGATCCGCTCGGTCGACCCGCACCACATCCTCTTCCTCGACGGCAACCACTACTCCACCGACTTCGACATCTTCGGCGACCCCATCGACAACACCGTCTACACCTGCCACGACTACGCACGCGCCGGCTTCGCGCGCAGCGGCGGCTACCCCGGTCACACGGACGGCATCTGGACCGGCAAGGAACAGGTCGAGGACGCCTTCCTGCGCCGCACCGCGTACATGCGCAAGACCGGCACCCCGATCTGGATCGGTGAGTTCGGCCCGGTGTACACCGGCGACCCGACGCGGGACGAGCAGTGCGCACAACTGCTCGCCGACCAGCTGGAGATCTACCGCCGGCACGAGGCGAGCTGGTCCATCTGGACCTACAAGGACGTCGGTCTGCAAGGGCTCGTCCACACCACGCCGGACAGCCCCTACCACCGCCACTTCGGCGCGTTCATGGCGAAGAAGCACCGCCTGGGGGCGGAGGCCTGGAGTTCCCCGGATGGCGAGATCCGCGAGCTGGCCAAGCCGCTCGAACACCTCGTGATCGACGAGTTCCCCGGCTTCTCTCCCCAGCCGTTCAGCACCCGGCAGTGGATGGACGTCCTCCTGCGGCACATCCTCCTCGGCCAGCCGCTGGTCGAGGAGTACGCCGCACTCTTCCGGGGTCTCGGTGACGACGACGTGCTCGCCCTGGCCGACTCCTTCGCACTGGAGCAGTGCGTACGGCGCGACTGGCTGCTGGACACGCTCGCGAGCGGATGA
- a CDS encoding ABC transporter ATP-binding protein: MIEASELTKRYGDKTVVDHLSFTVKPGEVTGFLGPNGAGKSTTMRMIIGLDFPTGGSVTVNGRTYAKHAAPLHEIGSLLEAKSVHPGRTAFNHLMALAYTHGIARSRVDEVMELAGLTSVAGKRVGAFSLGMGQRLGIAAALLGDPAIVMLDEPVNGLDPEGVLWVRNLLRRLADEGRAVMLSSHLMSETAMIADHLVIIGRGRLLADTTVDDFTRQAGGGGVKVATTEAQKLRSLLAGPDVTISSSSAEELVVSGRDAHEIGAIAAQNGVALYELTPQSVSLETAFMELTSDAVEYHSAPVDAPREAA, encoded by the coding sequence ATGATCGAAGCAAGTGAGCTGACGAAGCGGTACGGGGACAAGACGGTCGTCGACCATCTGAGCTTCACCGTCAAACCGGGTGAGGTGACCGGCTTCCTCGGCCCCAATGGGGCGGGCAAGTCCACCACCATGCGCATGATCATCGGCCTGGACTTCCCCACCGGGGGTTCGGTCACGGTCAACGGACGCACCTACGCGAAGCACGCCGCGCCGTTGCACGAGATCGGCTCCCTGCTGGAGGCCAAGTCCGTCCATCCGGGGCGTACGGCGTTCAACCACCTGATGGCACTCGCGTACACCCACGGCATCGCGCGCAGCCGGGTGGACGAGGTGATGGAGCTGGCCGGGCTGACCAGCGTGGCCGGCAAGCGCGTGGGCGCCTTCTCGCTGGGCATGGGCCAACGACTCGGCATCGCCGCCGCCCTCCTCGGCGATCCGGCCATCGTCATGCTCGACGAACCGGTCAACGGCCTGGACCCCGAGGGCGTGCTGTGGGTGCGCAATCTGCTGCGCCGGCTGGCGGACGAGGGACGGGCCGTGATGCTCTCCTCGCACCTGATGAGCGAGACCGCGATGATCGCCGATCACCTGGTGATCATCGGGCGTGGCCGGCTGCTCGCGGACACCACGGTGGACGACTTCACCCGGCAGGCCGGCGGCGGGGGCGTGAAGGTCGCCACCACCGAGGCACAGAAGCTGCGTTCGCTGCTGGCCGGCCCGGACGTCACGATCAGTTCCTCCTCCGCCGAGGAACTGGTGGTCTCCGGACGCGACGCCCATGAGATCGGGGCGATCGCCGCCCAGAACGGGGTGGCGCTGTACGAACTCACCCCGCAGTCCGTCTCCTTGGAGACCGCCTTCATGGAACTCACCAGCGACGCCGTCGAATACCACAGCGCTCCCGTCGACGCCCCCCGAGAGGCCGCCTGA
- a CDS encoding oxygenase MpaB family protein, with translation MDAKHTPHMADHVLTLLTAGDPLADAVVAELDHYGPRAQRALDAGLRRGLPSLGQQPPAAVAALLKQLEATPSWMDPLMLHRGDVVSLSVPPMWFGLCSITSALAHSYASPATARLLAQAGSPADMAAHRLAETGVWARQTIRPGGLLRGRPGYLATVEVRLAHARMRATSLTDWDSGARGLLVGQLDMARTWLGFTLIASQALEAVGIDITPEEERSLYRYWSYVAHLLGLDESLHQDVVDHAGARRLRDLLDATTPAPDENSTALTAAMIDAQAHAMAGAPGAVLSEEQLRHLIDSVLRRAFGEEWTDRLGIPGVPAATDLMALISQLNRQAQYWQTYSPASSREARRALKGPAPELKSAVLPCDASCRRNAGAARPGAWAA, from the coding sequence ATGGATGCGAAGCACACACCCCACATGGCCGACCACGTGCTGACCCTGCTCACCGCCGGGGATCCGCTCGCCGATGCCGTCGTCGCCGAACTCGACCATTACGGCCCGCGGGCACAGCGTGCCCTCGACGCGGGCCTCAGGCGCGGCCTGCCCAGTCTGGGCCAACAGCCCCCCGCGGCCGTCGCCGCACTGCTGAAGCAACTCGAGGCCACCCCTTCCTGGATGGACCCGCTGATGCTCCACAGGGGCGATGTCGTGAGCCTGTCCGTGCCCCCCATGTGGTTCGGGCTCTGCTCGATCACCAGCGCACTCGCGCACAGCTACGCCTCCCCGGCCACCGCACGACTGCTGGCCCAAGCAGGCAGCCCGGCCGACATGGCCGCACACCGGCTCGCGGAGACCGGAGTGTGGGCGCGCCAGACCATACGGCCGGGAGGGCTGCTGCGCGGACGACCGGGATACCTGGCCACCGTCGAGGTCCGGCTGGCCCATGCCCGTATGCGCGCCACGAGCCTCACGGACTGGGACAGCGGGGCCCGGGGCCTGCTGGTCGGCCAGCTCGACATGGCCCGCACCTGGCTCGGCTTCACCCTCATCGCTTCCCAGGCCCTGGAGGCCGTCGGCATCGACATCACTCCGGAGGAAGAGCGCTCCCTCTACCGGTACTGGTCGTATGTCGCTCATCTCCTGGGGCTCGACGAAAGCCTTCACCAGGACGTGGTCGACCACGCCGGCGCCCGCCGCCTGCGGGACCTGCTGGACGCCACGACGCCCGCACCCGACGAGAACTCGACGGCGCTGACCGCCGCCATGATCGACGCGCAGGCGCACGCGATGGCCGGCGCGCCGGGCGCCGTCCTGTCCGAGGAGCAGTTGCGCCACCTCATCGACAGCGTGCTTCGGCGGGCCTTCGGGGAGGAGTGGACAGACCGCCTCGGCATCCCAGGCGTCCCCGCCGCGACCGATCTCATGGCGCTGATCAGCCAGCTCAATCGCCAGGCCCAGTACTGGCAGACCTACTCCCCCGCCTCGTCCCGGGAAGCCCGCCGGGCGCTGAAGGGACCCGCACCCGAACTCAAGTCGGCCGTCCTTCCCTGTGACGCCTCCTGCCGTCGTAACGCTGGAGCCGCTCGCCCGGGCGCCTGGGCGGCCTGA
- a CDS encoding sensor histidine kinase, with the protein MGFMTPQGASASKDTAHTAQGTPLPPPPGLDAAWTHPLLGRLLRGQSRQQRLDRRHPWLLDTAVVFVVALISLPDLLSNSDHGPFGETAYRGELPSGVPFVFAAALIIPLWWRRRAPAVTLFVIALVNLAQWSLGLWQQAGISALVALYSLALHGSLRALGWAAALTVVQLTLAVGVLVHVDQPLLALFFMLGTATAAVAIGLTLRIRRMYLAALEDRAGRLEIERDQRVRLTAAAERSRVAREMHDIVGHNLSVMVGVADGAATLAANRNEQSAEALRILGDTGRQAMGELRRVLGVLREEQEDVRTLSPQPGVRDLDALLARVRSAGPTVTYRTVGDLDALGDGVQLTVYRIVQEALTNTLKHAGTGSAAEVSVTVDAGKMRIRIADTGVPPGARVPTTPEPRTGGTGHGLVGIRQRAAMYGGDVTIGPRDTGHGWIVDIALDVPAAPAPSASGEHLP; encoded by the coding sequence ATGGGGTTCATGACTCCGCAAGGGGCGTCGGCCTCCAAGGACACCGCCCACACCGCCCAGGGGACGCCGCTCCCGCCGCCCCCTGGGCTCGACGCCGCCTGGACACACCCGCTTCTGGGCCGTCTGCTCCGCGGGCAGAGCCGGCAGCAGCGGCTGGACCGCCGGCATCCGTGGCTCCTCGACACGGCGGTGGTGTTCGTCGTCGCGCTCATCAGCCTCCCCGACCTGCTCTCCAACAGCGACCACGGCCCCTTCGGGGAAACGGCCTACCGCGGCGAGCTGCCCTCCGGCGTCCCGTTCGTCTTCGCCGCCGCCCTCATCATTCCGCTGTGGTGGCGGCGCAGGGCCCCGGCCGTCACCCTCTTCGTGATCGCGCTGGTGAACCTCGCCCAGTGGTCGCTGGGCCTCTGGCAGCAGGCCGGCATCAGCGCGCTCGTCGCCCTGTACAGCCTGGCCCTGCACGGCTCGCTGCGGGCGCTGGGCTGGGCCGCCGCGCTGACGGTCGTCCAACTCACGCTGGCAGTCGGCGTCCTGGTGCACGTCGACCAACCGCTGCTGGCCCTCTTCTTCATGCTGGGCACGGCGACGGCCGCTGTCGCCATCGGCCTGACGCTCCGCATCCGCCGGATGTACCTGGCCGCGCTGGAGGACCGTGCCGGGCGCCTGGAGATCGAGCGCGACCAACGCGTCCGGCTCACCGCCGCCGCCGAACGCTCCCGGGTCGCGCGCGAGATGCACGACATCGTCGGCCACAACCTCTCCGTCATGGTCGGTGTCGCCGACGGCGCCGCGACCCTCGCCGCCAACAGGAACGAACAGTCCGCCGAGGCCCTGCGCATCCTCGGCGACACCGGACGGCAGGCCATGGGCGAACTGCGCCGCGTCCTGGGCGTCCTGCGCGAAGAGCAGGAGGACGTACGCACACTCAGCCCGCAGCCGGGGGTCCGCGACCTGGACGCCCTGCTGGCTCGGGTCCGATCGGCAGGGCCGACGGTGACCTACCGGACCGTCGGCGACCTCGACGCCCTGGGCGACGGCGTGCAGCTCACCGTGTACCGCATCGTCCAGGAAGCGCTGACCAACACGCTCAAGCACGCGGGTACGGGCTCGGCCGCCGAGGTCTCCGTGACCGTCGACGCAGGCAAGATGCGGATACGGATCGCCGACACCGGCGTACCGCCAGGCGCACGCGTGCCGACGACGCCGGAACCGCGGACCGGCGGCACGGGACACGGCCTGGTCGGCATCCGCCAGCGGGCCGCCATGTACGGCGGAGACGTCACCATCGGCCCGCGCGACACCGGCCACGGCTGGATCGTGGACATCGCGCTCGACGTACCGGCCGCCCCCGCTCCGTCGGCATCAGGAGAACACCTGCCATGA
- a CDS encoding response regulator transcription factor yields MTTVLIADDQPLQRMGFRMLLEGTPGLTPVGEAAHGSEAVRLAAELRPDVVLMDIRMPGMDGLEATRRITATGGRTRVLIVTTFDLDEYAHDGLRAGASGFLLKDARPEELVAGIHAVASGDAIVAPSLTRRLLDAYAHQVLAPTGAPAPADPRLRTLSDREREVLVAIGQGWTNTEIAERLHLTESTVKKHVGRVLAKIGARDRIQAVITAYDAGLVRAKQ; encoded by the coding sequence ATGACCACCGTGCTCATCGCCGACGACCAGCCCCTGCAGCGCATGGGCTTCCGCATGCTCCTCGAGGGCACCCCCGGCCTCACCCCGGTCGGCGAGGCCGCACACGGCTCCGAAGCCGTCCGCCTCGCCGCCGAACTGCGGCCCGACGTCGTCCTCATGGACATCCGCATGCCCGGCATGGACGGCCTCGAAGCGACCCGCCGCATCACCGCCACCGGCGGCCGCACCCGCGTCCTCATCGTGACCACCTTCGACCTCGACGAGTACGCCCACGACGGACTGCGCGCCGGAGCCAGCGGCTTCCTCCTCAAGGACGCCCGTCCCGAGGAACTCGTGGCGGGCATCCACGCGGTCGCGAGCGGCGACGCCATCGTGGCCCCCAGCCTGACCCGGCGCCTGCTGGACGCCTACGCCCACCAGGTCCTCGCACCCACCGGCGCCCCCGCGCCCGCGGACCCCCGGTTGCGGACGCTCAGCGACCGCGAACGCGAGGTCCTGGTCGCCATCGGCCAGGGCTGGACGAACACGGAGATCGCCGAACGGCTCCACCTCACCGAGTCCACGGTGAAGAAGCACGTCGGACGTGTCCTGGCCAAGATCGGGGCGCGCGACCGCATCCAGGCCGTGATCACGGCGTACGACGCCGGGCTGGTCAGAGCCAAGCAGTGA
- a CDS encoding ABC transporter permease yields the protein MTATTLSPGPARTAVHKVTGRRVLRSEWAKFWSLRSSWITLAVALLLLVALGSIASATYSPDAVQDQGPPGSGSGDSDAVGLALLGVTFASLAVGVLGVLMSAGEYSTGMIRSTLAAVPRRLLVLWSKSAVFGVVAFVLATIGALAAFQLGTLGLDGEKIALAMGDDGVLRSLVGAGLYLGLVGVFGVALGVLLRSSAGAIAVLVGILLILPGLATLLPDSWEDSVIPYLPSNAGSAIYALHESADSLSPGAGLAVFAGWVALTLAGAAYRLARTDA from the coding sequence ATGACTGCCACCACCCTTTCCCCCGGCCCTGCTCGCACGGCGGTGCACAAGGTGACCGGCCGTCGCGTGCTGCGCTCGGAGTGGGCCAAGTTCTGGTCGCTGCGCTCGAGTTGGATCACTCTGGCGGTCGCGCTGCTCCTGCTGGTCGCCCTCGGGTCGATCGCCTCGGCCACGTACAGTCCCGACGCCGTCCAGGACCAGGGGCCGCCGGGCTCTGGCTCCGGCGACAGTGACGCGGTCGGTCTGGCCCTGCTCGGCGTGACCTTCGCGTCGCTGGCCGTGGGCGTCCTCGGAGTGCTGATGTCGGCGGGCGAGTACAGCACGGGCATGATCCGGTCCACACTCGCCGCGGTTCCGCGACGGCTGCTGGTGCTGTGGTCGAAGAGCGCCGTGTTCGGGGTGGTCGCGTTCGTCCTCGCCACGATCGGCGCGCTGGCCGCGTTCCAGCTGGGCACGCTGGGCCTGGACGGCGAGAAGATCGCGCTGGCCATGGGCGACGACGGTGTGCTGCGCAGCCTGGTGGGCGCCGGCCTCTATCTCGGCCTGGTGGGTGTGTTCGGCGTGGCGCTGGGAGTACTGCTGCGCTCCTCCGCCGGGGCCATCGCGGTCCTGGTCGGCATCCTGCTCATCCTCCCCGGACTGGCCACGCTGCTGCCCGACTCGTGGGAGGACTCGGTCATCCCCTACCTTCCCAGCAACGCGGGATCGGCCATCTACGCCCTGCACGAGTCGGCGGACTCCCTCTCCCCCGGGGCGGGACTCGCGGTCTTCGCCGGCTGGGTTGCGCTGACGCTCGCCGGAGCGGCGTACCGGCTGGCCCGGACCGACGCCTGA
- a CDS encoding MFS transporter, translating to MSKTPAETADTATVSVLPSADAPPRHRWWILAVIGVAQLMVVLDATIVNIALPSAQKDLGFSDGDRQWVVTAYALAFGSLLLLGGRIGDLFGRKMTFLVGLVGFAGASALGGAATSFEMLIVARAGQGVFGALLAPAALALLTTTFTNPKERAKAFGVYGAIAGAGGAIGLLLGGLLTEYADWRWTLYVNLVFAAVAFVGGILLLQRTTRDKSATLDIPGAFLVGGGLFSLVYGFSNAESHDWSSVQTWGWLLAGAALLAAFTWWQTRSTHPLLPLKVLLDRNRGASFISVLISGAGMFGVFLFLTYYLQQSLGYTPVETGLAFLPMTATLMIGATLATNVLVPRLGPKPVVPLGMGLAAAGMVWLTGLDLNSSYTTHVLPPLLVAGLGLGLVIAPAMSLAVDGVDAEHSGVASATVNAMQQVGGSIGTALLNTLATSAAADYLVDKDPRDPAVQAQAGLEAYSTAYWWSAVFFGVGLVLSVILYRRGVPATDPDAAPVVHM from the coding sequence ATGTCCAAAACCCCCGCCGAGACGGCTGACACGGCCACCGTGTCCGTCCTCCCATCCGCCGACGCGCCGCCCCGCCATCGCTGGTGGATCCTCGCCGTCATCGGCGTGGCCCAGCTCATGGTCGTGCTGGACGCGACGATCGTGAACATCGCGTTGCCCTCCGCGCAGAAGGACCTGGGCTTCTCCGACGGCGACCGGCAGTGGGTCGTCACCGCCTATGCCCTCGCCTTCGGCAGCCTGCTCCTGCTCGGCGGCCGTATAGGCGACCTGTTCGGCCGCAAGATGACCTTCCTGGTCGGCCTGGTCGGCTTCGCCGGCGCTTCCGCACTCGGTGGCGCCGCGACCAGCTTCGAGATGCTCATCGTCGCCCGTGCCGGGCAGGGCGTGTTCGGCGCGCTGCTCGCCCCGGCCGCCCTGGCCCTGCTGACCACGACCTTCACCAACCCCAAGGAACGCGCCAAGGCCTTCGGCGTCTACGGCGCGATAGCCGGCGCCGGTGGAGCCATCGGCCTGCTCCTCGGCGGCCTGCTCACCGAGTACGCCGACTGGCGCTGGACCCTCTACGTCAACCTCGTCTTCGCCGCCGTCGCCTTCGTCGGCGGCATCCTCCTGCTCCAGCGCACCACCCGCGACAAGAGCGCCACCCTCGACATCCCCGGTGCCTTCCTCGTCGGCGGCGGCCTGTTCAGCCTGGTCTACGGCTTCTCCAACGCCGAGAGCCACGACTGGAGCTCCGTACAGACCTGGGGCTGGCTGCTCGCCGGCGCCGCGCTGCTCGCCGCGTTCACCTGGTGGCAGACCCGCTCCACCCACCCCCTGCTCCCCCTGAAGGTCCTGCTCGACCGCAACCGCGGCGCCTCCTTCATCTCCGTACTGATCAGCGGCGCCGGCATGTTCGGGGTCTTCCTCTTCCTCACCTACTACCTGCAGCAGAGCCTGGGCTACACCCCCGTCGAGACCGGACTCGCCTTCCTGCCCATGACCGCCACACTCATGATCGGCGCCACCCTCGCCACCAACGTGCTGGTCCCCCGCCTCGGCCCCAAGCCGGTCGTCCCGCTCGGCATGGGCCTGGCCGCCGCCGGCATGGTCTGGCTGACCGGCCTCGACCTGAACAGCAGCTACACCACACACGTCCTGCCGCCGCTGCTGGTGGCCGGCCTCGGCCTCGGCCTGGTGATCGCCCCGGCCATGAGCCTGGCCGTCGACGGCGTGGACGCCGAGCACTCCGGTGTCGCCTCCGCCACCGTCAACGCCATGCAGCAGGTCGGCGGCTCGATCGGTACGGCCCTGCTGAACACCCTCGCCACCAGCGCCGCCGCCGACTACCTCGTGGACAAGGACCCCAGGGACCCCGCCGTCCAGGCCCAGGCCGGCCTGGAGGCCTACTCCACCGCCTACTGGTGGTCGGCCGTCTTCTTCGGCGTCGGCCTGGTCCTGAGCGTGATCCTCTACCGCCGCGGCGTACCGGCCACCGACCCCGACGCGGCACCCGTGGTCCACATGTGA
- a CDS encoding TetR/AcrR family transcriptional regulator: MPEEESILQRGLEAFAELGYEHASARELARRLGVSHNFINDRYGSKSAFWRAVVDSALETQLSRLPEVATSLDDAERLRQLITGFYLTAVDTPRMDRIMLDELSRDTERLDYLYERYIAPTLQLMIPSIERLVASGRIAPIPMDVLFFAVIPPVSGILEGPLARRLGRPVPASPEQLAATAESLAEIVVNGLLATGAAGRNSS; encoded by the coding sequence GTGCCCGAAGAGGAGAGCATCCTGCAGCGAGGGCTGGAGGCCTTCGCGGAGCTGGGCTACGAGCACGCTTCCGCACGCGAGCTGGCCCGCCGCCTGGGCGTCAGCCACAACTTCATCAACGACCGCTACGGGTCCAAGTCGGCCTTCTGGCGCGCTGTGGTGGACTCCGCGCTGGAGACGCAGCTGTCACGCCTGCCAGAGGTTGCTACCTCGCTCGACGACGCCGAGCGTCTGCGGCAGCTCATCACCGGCTTCTACCTGACCGCTGTGGACACGCCGCGCATGGATCGGATCATGCTCGATGAGTTGTCCCGGGACACCGAGCGGCTGGACTACCTGTACGAGCGCTACATCGCTCCGACCCTGCAGCTCATGATCCCGAGCATCGAGCGGCTCGTCGCCTCCGGACGTATCGCGCCCATCCCGATGGACGTGCTGTTCTTCGCCGTCATCCCTCCCGTCTCGGGAATTCTGGAGGGGCCTCTGGCGCGGCGCCTGGGCAGGCCCGTGCCCGCCTCGCCGGAGCAGCTCGCAGCCACGGCGGAATCACTGGCGGAGATCGTGGTCAACGGGCTGCTCGCGACGGGTGCGGCGGGACGCAACTCAAGCTGA
- a CDS encoding AMP-binding protein has translation MTIPLNAMTIPQLLDSSAEEYGDRVFLRVGRTERTYRQTRQAAATTAGALAARGCRPGDRVAALLSNRVEFVDLILGCAWLGAVLVPLNTGLRGRSLRHVLREAAPSFLLTEAEAAGRVVESGYRGTLWTVGEEDAPGPGEAEALPPAAVRPYDTASILFTSGTTGTPRGVRCPHAQFAWWGRNVADSLRLTSDDVLYTCLPLFHTNALNALAQAMVAGAAYALDERFSASKYWARVAETDATVIHLLGAMVPMLLAQPPGEQDRGHRAWRGLSPATPGPAWEPFRERFGVTLVDGFGSTETNLVIGSTPAQQRPGLIGTVRDGFSARVVDEALVPVPDGTPGELLVRSQQPFAFCTGYLGESAPPPHSWRRTGDRVIREPDGWFRFVDRIKDVIRRRGENISSYEVEAAVRSHPAVAEAAAFPVASELAEDEVMVAIVLRPGSMLDPEDLTRHCARELPTFAVPRYIETVPSLPLTETGKVRKAVLRERGVTAATWDRTAGAPAKA, from the coding sequence GTGACGATCCCGCTGAACGCCATGACGATCCCGCAGTTGCTGGACTCCTCGGCGGAGGAGTACGGGGACCGCGTCTTCCTGCGCGTGGGCCGGACAGAGCGCACGTACCGGCAGACCCGTCAGGCCGCGGCGACGACGGCGGGAGCGCTCGCCGCACGCGGCTGCCGGCCGGGCGACCGGGTCGCGGCCCTGCTGTCGAACCGGGTCGAGTTCGTCGACCTGATCCTCGGCTGCGCCTGGCTCGGCGCGGTGCTGGTGCCGCTCAACACCGGTCTGCGCGGCCGGAGTCTGCGTCACGTCCTGCGGGAGGCGGCGCCGTCCTTCCTGCTCACCGAGGCGGAGGCGGCCGGCCGGGTGGTCGAGTCGGGTTACCGCGGCACGCTCTGGACCGTGGGCGAGGAGGACGCCCCAGGACCGGGAGAGGCCGAGGCTCTCCCACCGGCCGCGGTCCGGCCGTACGACACCGCTTCGATCCTGTTCACCTCGGGCACCACGGGGACACCACGAGGGGTGCGCTGCCCGCACGCGCAGTTCGCCTGGTGGGGCCGCAACGTCGCGGACTCGCTGCGGCTCACCTCGGACGACGTGCTCTACACCTGCCTTCCGCTCTTCCACACCAACGCCCTGAACGCGCTGGCGCAGGCCATGGTGGCCGGTGCCGCCTACGCGCTCGACGAGCGTTTCTCCGCCTCGAAGTACTGGGCGAGGGTGGCGGAGACCGACGCCACGGTCATTCATCTGCTCGGGGCGATGGTGCCCATGCTGCTGGCCCAGCCGCCCGGTGAGCAGGACCGCGGGCACCGTGCCTGGCGGGGCCTCTCCCCCGCCACTCCGGGCCCCGCCTGGGAGCCCTTCCGCGAGCGCTTCGGCGTCACTCTCGTCGACGGATTCGGCTCCACGGAGACGAACCTCGTCATCGGTTCCACCCCGGCGCAGCAGCGGCCCGGTCTCATCGGCACCGTGCGCGACGGCTTCTCGGCACGCGTGGTCGACGAGGCCCTCGTTCCCGTCCCGGACGGCACGCCCGGCGAACTTCTCGTCCGCAGTCAGCAGCCGTTCGCCTTCTGCACCGGCTACTTGGGCGAGTCGGCACCACCGCCCCACTCCTGGCGCAGGACCGGCGACCGCGTGATCCGTGAGCCGGACGGCTGGTTCCGCTTCGTCGACCGCATCAAGGACGTCATCCGGCGGCGCGGCGAGAACATCTCCTCGTACGAGGTGGAGGCGGCCGTCCGCTCCCATCCGGCCGTCGCCGAAGCCGCGGCCTTCCCCGTTGCCTCGGAGCTGGCCGAGGACGAGGTCATGGTCGCGATCGTCCTCCGGCCCGGCAGCATGCTGGACCCGGAGGACCTGACCCGGCACTGCGCGCGCGAGCTGCCCACGTTCGCCGTACCCCGGTACATCGAGACGGTCCCGTCCCTGCCGCTCACCGAGACCGGCAAGGTCCGCAAAGCGGTGCTGCGCGAACGCGGCGTCACCGCCGCCACCTGGGACCGGACCGCCGGCGCACCTGCGAAGGCCTGA